The Pirellulales bacterium genomic sequence CACGAAAGACATGATCGTGAGCGGCGGCGAGAACATCTACTCGGTCGAGGTGGAGGCCGCGCTCTACGAGCATCCGTCGGTGCTGGAGGCCGCGGTGATCGGCATCCCCGACGACCGCTGGGGGGAAGCCGTGCATGCTGTGGTGTTCCTGAAGTCGGGGCGCACCGCGTCGGACGAGGAGCTGGTGCATCACTGCCATGCGTTGATCGCCAACTACAAATGCCCCAAGAGCGTGAGCTTTGTCGACCGCGAGCTACCCAAGAGCGGCGCGGGCAAGATCTTGAAACGCGAGCTGCGCGCGCCGTTCTGGGAAGGGCGCGAGCGGATGATTAACTAAAACCTGTGCGGTTTGCGGGCGGGCGTGGCGATCTCTATATTTCAGGTTTGTCACCGCCAACTTGCCGTGAGGTAACCGCTTTGCCCAGCCAGCCGAGTCCAGGACGCCGGTTGCGCGACGCCGCCGCGGAGGGGACGCTCGCCATACCGGGCGCCTTCAACGCCGCCGCGGCGCGGCTGATCGAGGAGGCGGGCTACCGGGCCATGTACCTGTCGGGGGCGGCCTTCTCGGCCGGCGTGTTCGCGCTGCCGGATATTGGGCTGTTCACCCTTACAGAGCTGGCGCAGCAGACCGCGCTAATCACGCGCCGCACGCCAGTCCCGTTGATCGTCGACGCCGACACCGGGTTTGGCGAGGCGGTGAATGTCGAGCGCACCACGATCGAGCTCGAGGCCGCCGGTGCCGCGGCCATTCAACTAGAGGATCAGCGGTTGCCAAAGCGCTGCGGGCATCTGTCTGGCAAGAGCCTGGTCGAGCCAGAGGAAATGTGCGCCAAGATTCGCGCGGCGGCCGCGGCGCGCCAGGACGCCGACCTGGTGATTCTGGCCCGCACCGACGCGCGCGGCGTCACCAGCTTTGACGACGCGGTGGAGCGGGCCAAGCGCTATCTGGACGCCGGGGCCGATTGGATCTTTCCGGAGGCGCTGGCCAACCGCGACGAGTTCGCCCGCTTCGCCCAGGCCGTGCCGGCGCCGCTCGTGGCCAACATGACGGAGTTCGGCAAGAGCGAGTTGCTCAAGCTGGAAGAGCTTTCCGCGCTACGGTACGCCGGCGTGCTGTATCCGGTGACCTTGTTCCGCATCGCGATGAAAGCGGTGGCCGATGCGCTGGCGACGATTCGCAGCGACGGCACGCAACAAGGCCTGCTCGGCCAGATGCAGAGCCGGCAAGAACTGTACGATCTATTGGGATACACAGGTTACGAAGCGCGCGATCGCGCCTACTTCCGCGGAGACAACACATGAGCGATTCGGCCACGCAAGAAATCTACAGCCCCGGGTTAGAAGGGGTCGTCGCGGGAGAGACGGCGGTCAGCACGCTAGCGGGCGGACTGGCGTATCGCGGTTATGCGGTCGAGGACCTCGGCGAAAATTCCAACTTTGAGGAAGTCGCCTATCTGATTCTGTATGGCGAACTGCCCAAGCAGGCCGAATTGGCGGCGTTCCGCCAGCGGCTGGGCGAGCAGGCCACCATCCCCGCCGAAGTCATCGACGTGCTCGCCAAGGCGCCGCGCGACGCCGGCTTCATGGACATCATGCGCTCCGGCGCCAGCTTGTTGGCGCATTGGGACGCCGATGTGAACGACAACAGTCACGCCGCCAACCTCCGCAAGGCCGAGCGATTGCTCGCTCAACTGCCCACCGTGCTGGCCGCGCGGCATCGGCTGCGCAGCGGCAAGTCGCCAATCGACCCTGATCCGAAGCGCACCATAGCGGGCAACCTGTTGTGGATGCTCTGGGGCGAGGCGCCCAGCCAGCGCGCCGAACAGGCGATGGACGTCTCGCTGATCTTGTACGCCGAACACGAGTTCAACGCGTCGACCTTCACCGCGCGGGTGATTGTGTCGACCATGTCCGATCTGCACTCGGCCATCACCGGCGCCATCGGCGCGCTCAAGGGCCCCTTGCACGGCGGCGCCAACGAGCGGGTGATGGAGGTGCTGGCCGAGGTGGGCACGGCCGACAACGCCGAGCGCTGGATTCGCGATGCGCTGGCGCGCAAGGCGCGGATCATGGGCTTTGGGCATCGTGTTTACAAAGATGGCGATCCGCGGGCGAAGTATCTCAAAACGCTATGCGCCGAGTTGGCCCGCGAGACCGGCCACGAAGACATGGAGCGTATGGCCGACGTGATCGAGGGAATCGTGCGCGAAGAGAAAAAGCTGCCGCCGAATCTCGATTGGCCCAGCGCCCGGCTCTATCACTATTTGAATCTGCCGGTCGACCTGTACACGCCGCTGTTCGTGGTCAGCCGCGTCGTGGGCTGGAGCGCGCACGTCATCGAACAACTCGACAACAATCGGCTGATTCGCCCGCGCAGCCGCTACACCGGCCCCGCGCTGCGCAAGTGGATACCGCTGGCCCAGCGCTAAACTGGCGATTGCATCAGCAAACAAAGCCGCCCCGAGGAGGTTTGCTCCCCGGGGCTTGTTTGATTGCGGGCGTGAACCCGAACACCAACCATTGCCGGCGCCGGCTCGCTACGGTTAGGGCTTCTTGTTGGGATACACAATTTCGTAGGTCGCCGACAGATTGGCGGTGACCGTCACCTCGCCGGCCGCCACCGGCACCGCCGCGCGGGCCATGGCAAATCCAACGCCGCCATACGGCATGGGGGGCTCGGCGCCTTGCTCACGCACCGAGAGCAGCCGCCCAAGTTCCACCCCAGCGGCGGCGGCGTAGGTTTGCGCGGCGCGGCGGGCGTCGGCCAAGGCCTCGGCGCGGGCGGCGTCGAGCACGTCGCGGCGGCGGCTCAGCCGGAAGTTGATGCCGTCGATCCGGTTGGCGCCGCTGGTCACCACCGCTTCGAGGACTTCGCCGAGCTTGGCAATGTCCTTGACGTCTGCCCGCACCTGATTGGTGACCTGATAGCCGACGATCTTGGGATCTCGGTTTGGTTCGTTGACGTACTTGGGGGAGACATTGAAGTGCGCGGTCTGGATCGATTTTTTCTCGATGCCGGAATTCTTGAGCGTTTCCATTAGTTGCGTCATCGCGTCAGTGTTCATTGCCAGGGCCTCGCTGGGAGAGGCGGCCTCGGTGGTGACGCCCACCGTCACCTGGGCGACATCGGGCGTAGCGCTCGTTTCCGCTTGTCCGGTGACTGTGATCGACGGCGGCATCTGGTGATCCTGTGCGCGAGAGGTGGAAACAACGGCGAACAGCAAGCCAAGCAAGACGAGACAGGCCGTGCGGCTCATGGCGGGACTCCCTTTTGGGTGTTGAGGTTGCTTCCGAGAATATCGCATCGCGCGCCGATTGCCAGCGCCAAGCGCCAAATCGGCATGAAACGTTCGCCGCCGAACGATTGAGCCGCAAGGCGAATTCTGCTAGAAGTCCGGCAGCCAAGCTCGTTGCCGACTTTGAACCTTCGCCGCCATGGCACACCAGTCGGCTGGCGAACTTCGATCCAGGAGCTTCGTTGTATGTCTGCGTGGGACGCGATCATCGTCGGGGGCGGCGTGGCGGGCACCAGCACGGCCCTGCAACTTGCCCAGCGCGGCCGCCGTGTGCTGGTGCTGGAACGGGGCATGCTCGGTTCCGGATCGACCGGACGCGCGGCTGGACTGTTGGGGCAATTGCGCTCCACGCGCGCGGCGACCACCATGCTGCGCGACGGCATCGAGGTGGTGAAAGAACTCGAACAGCGCACCGGCAAGCAGATCTTTGTGCAAACCGGCTCGCTGCGCGTGGCGGCCACGCCCGAGCGGGCACGCGAGGTGCGCGAGCATGTGCAGATGGCGCGTGAGGTGGGGCTGGCAATCGACCATATTTCCCAGCAAGAAGTCGCGCGGCTGTTGCCGTACATGCGCACCGACGATCTGCTCGACGCCTGCTACTGCCCCACCGATGGCCATTTGCAGCCGGCCGAGTTGCTGGCCGCCTATGTGCAGGCGGCGCGAGAACTCGGTGTGACCTTTCAAACGCATACCCCTGTCGAGCGCGCCATCGTCGAACAAGGCGCGGTGCGGGGAGTCATCGCTCGCGGCGAGCGGCACGAGGCGCCAGTGGTGATCAATTGCGCCGGGCCCTGGTCGTACCTGGTGGCCGAGCGGTCGCAAACCCGGTTGCCGACGGCGGCAATTGGCCACTATTACCTGACGACGACGCCAATGGTGGAGACACCGGTCGACCGCCTGAGCCCCGCGGTGCGCGACCGCGAGAACCGCATCTACTCGCGCCCCGAGGCGGGAGGCCTCTTGGTCGGCACTTACGAGGCCGAACCGGTCGAGTACGACATGGAGCGGCTGCCCGACGATTTTGAAATGTCCGAGATGCGGGCGCGCCGCGACGAATATAACGTGGCGGTGCTGATCGACGCGGCCCGGCAGCGATTTCCGTTCATCAATGAGCGGACGCCCATGACCATCACCACCGGAATCATGACCTTCACGCCCGACGGGCAGCCATGCTGCGGCGCCGATGCCGAGATCGCGGGCTTGTTTCACTGCACTGGATTTTGCGGGCATGGCATCGTGCAGAGCCCGATCATCGGCTTGGTGATGGCCGAACTGGTGACTGAGGGGCGCAGCCGATACGACGTGTCGCAGATCGAAGCCGATCGCTTTGCCGAGATCGAAGCACTGCGCGAGCGAAGCGTGGTGAAAGCGCGCTGCCGAACTACCTATGCCGAGTATTACGGCAAGGTGGCGTCGATCTCCTCAACTTGAAAAGTTAACCCACGCGGAGGATCGCGATGAAGATTCAAGTCGTGTTCTACAGCATGTACGGGCATGTGCATCAACTGGCCGAGGCGGTGGCCGAGGGAGCGCGTGGCGTGGCGGGCGCCGACGTGACGTTGCATCAAGTGGCGGAGCTGGTGCCCGACGCCGCCTTGGAGCGAACCGGGGCCAAGCAAGCGCGCGGCGCGTTCGCGCACATTCCGCTGGCCGATCCGGCGCGGCTGGCCGAGGCCGACGCGATACTGTTCGGCACGCCAACCCGCTTTGGCAACATGTGCGCGCAAATGCGCAACTTTCTCGATCAGACCGGCGGCCTGTGGGCGCAAGGCAAGCTGATCGGCAAGGTGGGGAGCGTCTTCGCCAGCACCGGCACGCAGCACGGCGGCCAGGAGACGACCATCACCAGCTTCCACACCACGCTATTGCAT encodes the following:
- the wrbA gene encoding NAD(P)H:quinone oxidoreductase; the protein is MKIQVVFYSMYGHVHQLAEAVAEGARGVAGADVTLHQVAELVPDAALERTGAKQARGAFAHIPLADPARLAEADAILFGTPTRFGNMCAQMRNFLDQTGGLWAQGKLIGKVGSVFASTGTQHGGQETTITSFHTTLLHHGMIVVGVPYSEPGLSNMNEITGGTPYGATTLAGADGSRQPSENELSIARFQGRHVAEITKRLVG
- a CDS encoding SIMPL domain-containing protein (The SIMPL domain is named for its presence in mouse protein SIMPL (signalling molecule that associates with mouse pelle-like kinase). Bacterial member BP26, from Brucella, was shown to assemble into a channel-like structure, while YggE from E. coli has been associated with resistance to oxidative stress.); the protein is MSRTACLVLLGLLFAVVSTSRAQDHQMPPSITVTGQAETSATPDVAQVTVGVTTEAASPSEALAMNTDAMTQLMETLKNSGIEKKSIQTAHFNVSPKYVNEPNRDPKIVGYQVTNQVRADVKDIAKLGEVLEAVVTSGANRIDGINFRLSRRRDVLDAARAEALADARRAAQTYAAAAGVELGRLLSVREQGAEPPMPYGGVGFAMARAAVPVAAGEVTVTANLSATYEIVYPNKKP
- a CDS encoding citrate synthase (catalyzes the formation of citrate from acetyl-CoA and oxaloacetate), with translation MSDSATQEIYSPGLEGVVAGETAVSTLAGGLAYRGYAVEDLGENSNFEEVAYLILYGELPKQAELAAFRQRLGEQATIPAEVIDVLAKAPRDAGFMDIMRSGASLLAHWDADVNDNSHAANLRKAERLLAQLPTVLAARHRLRSGKSPIDPDPKRTIAGNLLWMLWGEAPSQRAEQAMDVSLILYAEHEFNASTFTARVIVSTMSDLHSAITGAIGALKGPLHGGANERVMEVLAEVGTADNAERWIRDALARKARIMGFGHRVYKDGDPRAKYLKTLCAELARETGHEDMERMADVIEGIVREEKKLPPNLDWPSARLYHYLNLPVDLYTPLFVVSRVVGWSAHVIEQLDNNRLIRPRSRYTGPALRKWIPLAQR
- the prpB gene encoding methylisocitrate lyase: MPSQPSPGRRLRDAAAEGTLAIPGAFNAAAARLIEEAGYRAMYLSGAAFSAGVFALPDIGLFTLTELAQQTALITRRTPVPLIVDADTGFGEAVNVERTTIELEAAGAAAIQLEDQRLPKRCGHLSGKSLVEPEEMCAKIRAAAAARQDADLVILARTDARGVTSFDDAVERAKRYLDAGADWIFPEALANRDEFARFAQAVPAPLVANMTEFGKSELLKLEELSALRYAGVLYPVTLFRIAMKAVADALATIRSDGTQQGLLGQMQSRQELYDLLGYTGYEARDRAYFRGDNT
- a CDS encoding FAD-binding oxidoreductase, with protein sequence MSAWDAIIVGGGVAGTSTALQLAQRGRRVLVLERGMLGSGSTGRAAGLLGQLRSTRAATTMLRDGIEVVKELEQRTGKQIFVQTGSLRVAATPERAREVREHVQMAREVGLAIDHISQQEVARLLPYMRTDDLLDACYCPTDGHLQPAELLAAYVQAARELGVTFQTHTPVERAIVEQGAVRGVIARGERHEAPVVINCAGPWSYLVAERSQTRLPTAAIGHYYLTTTPMVETPVDRLSPAVRDRENRIYSRPEAGGLLVGTYEAEPVEYDMERLPDDFEMSEMRARRDEYNVAVLIDAARQRFPFINERTPMTITTGIMTFTPDGQPCCGADAEIAGLFHCTGFCGHGIVQSPIIGLVMAELVTEGRSRYDVSQIEADRFAEIEALRERSVVKARCRTTYAEYYGKVASISST